The Patescibacteria group bacterium genomic interval GATGTTTCCATTCTGGATGTTTCCAGCGACAGCGTGATGGTAAAAGCCACCAACGGCGATACGCATCTCGGGGGCGCGGATTTTGATCAGCGCATCATCAATTGGATTTTGGAAGAATTCAGAAAAGAAAACGGCGTTGACTTGTCGAAAGACCCTCTGGCTTTGCAAAGAATTAAGGAAGCGGCCGAAAAAGCCAAGATTGAATTGTCGTCCGCGATGGAAACCGAGATCAATCAGCCCTTCATCACTGTCGGCGCTGAAGGCCCGAAGCATTTGGTGAAGAAGATGACTCGCGCGAAACTTGAAGAATTGGTCGGCGATCTGGTGCAAAAGACGATCGAGCCGTGCAAAAAAGCGCTCGCTGATGCCGGAATGAAAGTTGAAGATCTGGAAGAAGTCGTCTTGGTCGGCGGCCAGACCAGAATGCCGATGGTGCAGAAATTGGTCAAAGATTTCTTTAAGAAAGAGCCGAATATGTCGGTCAACCCGGACGAGGTCGTGGCGGCCGGCGCTGGCGTGCAGGGCGGCGTCTTGAAAGGCGAAGTGAAAGATATCTTGTTGCTTGATGTTACGCCTTTGACTTTGGGCATCGAGACTTTGGGCGGCGTGTCCACCCCACTGATCGAACGCAACACCACCATCCCGACGCAAAAATCCCAGGTCTTCTCGACCGCGGCTGATGGCCAGACTTCCGTGGAGATCCATATTCTCCAGGGCGAACGTCCGATGGCTTCCGATAATAAGACTTTGGGCAGATTTATGCTCGACGGCATCCCACCGGCGCCTAGAGGCGTTCCGCAAGTCGAAGTTAAATTCGATATCGATGCCAACGGCATCTTGAATGTTTCCGCGACCGACAAAGCTTCCAATAAGCAGCAAAAAATCACCATCACCGCTTCTTCCGGCTTATCTAAAGAAGAGGTGGAGAAGATGAAGAAAGAAGCCGAGCTGCATGCTGAAGAAGATAAGAAGAAGAAAGAAAGCATTGATCTCAAGAATCAGGCTGAAGGCGTGATCTTCCAGACCGAAAAATTAATCAAAGATATGGGCGCAAAAATGTCGCCAGAAGATGTTAAGGCTTTGACTGATAATATTGAGGATTTGAAGAAGATAAAAGATGGCGAGGATACTGAATTGATCAAGAAAAAATTAGAAGCGATGAACCAGCTCGCGCAATCGATCGGCGCGAAGATGTACCAATCGCAATCCGCCGCTGGCGGTCAACCCGGTGCCGGCGCCCCTGGCGCTGATGCCGGCAAGAAAGACGAGCAAGGGCCGGTCGAGGGGGAATATCAGGAGAAGAAGTAAAATCGCGTAACGCATAACTCATAACGCGTAACGCCTTTATCTTTGTCATCCTGAGGAGTTCCGCCCTGCGGGACGACGAAGGATCTATTTTCCGAGCAGCTGTTAGTTTCTCATAAAGAAATTTTAATTGAATAAGTTTGTTGTTCCTACAAAATAGATCCTTCGCGCGGCGCTCAGGATGACAAAAAAAGGAGGGATGACAAAAATAAATAGTTTTCTTCTAAACCAACTTTTGCCAGCTGGCAAAAGTTGGTTTGTTAAGGAAATTAAAATTATGGAAAATATTAATCTCAAAAGAGCTACTTTAAGTGATGTTGATATTTTTTTGTCTTTGGAAAAAAGCGTCGCGCACCTGAAAACATATTCGGCGATAATTGAAAAAGATGAGGTGAAAAAAGAAATAGAGAATAATATTGTTTATTTAATAAAAGCTGGTGATTCAATTGTTGGCAGTATCGAATATAAAATGGAAGATGATGATACGGCTTATTTTAGCGGGCTGGTCGTGTCTCCGGATTTTCAGGGCAAAGGCATCGCTCGCGAAGCGATAAAGCAGGTTTTGGAAATAATCGGAGAAGATAAAAAAATACATTTGGTTACCCATCCGGACAATATTCCGGCAGTAAAACTTTACCTTTCCTTCGGCTTTATCATCGGAGAAAGGAAAGATAATTATTTTGGCGATGGCGAGCCGCGGATAGTCATGACTCGTTTAAAACAAAATAAATAATTTATCATTTATAATTTATAATTGATCATGTATGCTCTCCGTACTCTAATTAAGAAGGATATTGTCTGTGAGTTTGTTGCGAGTCCCTTCTAAAAAGGGGATAACACACCCCGCCTCGCCAGGGGCTCGGCACCCCTCTCCCGCGCATCGCTTCGCTTTGCGGGGCAGGCAAGAGGGGACTTCGCGACGAAAGGACTGGCGGAAAAAAGTCCCCTCTGGAGAGGGGTGGCAGTCCGCCGCGGACTGACGGGGTGTGTGAAAGTTGGTTTATAGAAAAAAATTAAAATATGCAAGGAGGGGAAAAACAAAAAATAGTCATAAGATATAATCCGAAACTGAAACAGTTAGCCAGTAATTTAAGGAAGAATGGAACCCTGGCCGAAGTTATATTATGGAAAGAGTTGAGGGGCGGAAAAATTCAGGGTTATGATTTTCACCGGCAAAAGCCGATTGGAAATTATATAATTGATTTTTTCTGTGACGAATTGCGGCTGGCGATCGAAATTGACGGCTGCTCGCATGGCTACAAAGAAGTTGAGGATGAAAATCGCCAGAAAGAATTGGAAAAATTAGGAATCAGATTTTTACGGTTTACGGATAGCAACGTCAAAAATAACTGCTGGGCAGTGGTTGAGGAAATAAAAAATTGGATTGAGAAAAACAGATAACACACCCCGTCTCCGCCAGGGGCGGAGCCACCCCTCTTGATAGAGGGGACTTCGCAACGAAGTAATTGGTTTTGTTAATCAAAAATTTATAATTTATAATTCATAATTTTTTATTCTATGGAACCAAATCAAGTCAAGCCGATGGAAATCAAGATCGCCGATAATATTCCCGGAGGAGAGTACAGCAATGCGATGCAGGTCGTCTTTAATAAAGATGAGTTCACTTTGCCGTTTTTCAATCTGGTCGGCAATGCGGGAAGGGTGGTCGCGAAAATAATTTCCAACCCCGGGCATTTTAAGCGGATGATCGCGGTGATGGAAAAAGCGCTGAAAGAATACGAAACCAAATTCGGAATGATCAAAGAAGCGGAAGAATTGAATAAGGAGATCGGATTCAAAGCCTAAATCACATAACACAAATCACAAATCACAAAACACATAACAGAAATTGTTACGTGTTATGTGTTACGTGCTTCATGAGTAAAGATTATTATAAAGTATTAGGCGTGGAAAAAACCGCAACTGCTGATGAAATAAAGCGGGCGTTTTTGAAATTGGCGCACCAGTATCATCCGGACAAGAACGCCGGCAAGGACGATAAGTTCAAAGAGATCAATGAGGCTTATCAGGTTTTGGGTAACGCGGAAAAACGAAAACAATTCGATCAGTTCGGCGCGAATTTTAATAATGCCGGCGGTTTCGGCGGCGGGCAAGGTTTTGGCGGATTCGGCGGTTTTCAAAATGGCGGAATGAATATCAATATGGATGACCTGGGCGATCTGGGCGAGATGTTCGGCGGCTTGGGTGACATCTTTGGTTTCGGCGGTGGTTCTTCCCGTTCGCGCCGGCGCGGGCCGCAGCGCGGTCAGGATATTGAAGCGGCAATGACTATTGATTTTAATGAGGCGATTTTTGGTACGGAAAAAGAAGTGACTTTGAAAAAGAAAATAATTTGCCCGAAGTGCGGCGGTACCGGCGCCGAGCCGGGCGCGAAAATCGAGGAATGCACGACTTGCAAAGGCCATGGCCGCGTGCGCCGTCTGCAACAAACTATTTTAGGTTCGATCCAGACCGAGACCACTTGTCCGAATTGCCAGGGCGAAGGAAAAACCGTGAGCAAAAAATGCGAAGCTTGCCATGGTTCAGGCACGGTTTATGATACGGCAAAATTCAAAGTTAAGATTCCTGCCGGCGTGGACGACGGCGGCCGAATTCGTCTGGCCGGTTTTGGCGAAGCCGGAGAAAAAGGAATGGCGGCCGGAGATTTATATTTAGACATCCGCGTCCGGCCGAGCGAAAAATTCGAGCGCGACGGCTATGATATTTTATCTAAAAAAGAAATAAATTTCGCGCAAGCGGCTCTCGGCGACAAAGTCGAGATCGAGACAGTTCACGGCAAAGTGGAATTGAAAATTCCCGAAGGCACGCAATCGGGCACGGTTTTCAAATTGCGCGCCAAAGGCGTACCGCATCTCGATGGGCGCAATAAAGGCGATCATCTGGTTACGGTAATCATCAAGACGCCGAAAAATTTAAACAAGAAACAAAAAGAAGCGCTGAAAGAGTTGGGAGTTTAAAAGTCCCCTCTTGAGAGGGGTGGCTCGCGCCGCGCGAGACGGGGTGTGTGAAAGATTATTTAAAGAAAAATATTTTATATATGGAAGGAGGGGAAAAACAAAAAAGAAAAATTGTAATAAGATATAACCCCGCATTAAAGCAGTTGGCGAGTAATTTAAGGAAAAACGGCACGCTCTCGGAAGTATTGCTTTGGAAATATTTGCAAGGTGGTCAAATTCAAGGTTATGATTTTCACCGGCAAAAGCCGATTGGAAATTATATTGTTGACTTTTTCTGTCCGGAACTGCGGCTAGCGATCGAAATCGACGGCTGTACTCATGGGGACAAAGAAGTTGAAGATGAAATTAGACAGAAAGAGTTGGAAAAATTGGGAATTAGACTTTTGCGGTTTACGGATAGCAATGTTAAAAATAATTGCTGGGCGGTGGTTGAAGAGATAAAAGATTGTATTGAGAAAAATAAATAACACACCCCGGCCTCCGCTTCGCTCCGGCCACCCCTCTCAAGAGGGGACTTTACGCCGAAGAATTTGAACAAGAAACAGAAAGAAGCGCTAAAAGAGCTGGGAATTTAAAGATCCCCCCAAGAGGGGATTTTTAAATTGCGTAAAAATTGGGGGAAATGTATAATAATAGTAAGATAATTAATCCAATATTTATGAAAAAATTATTATTTTTTGCGCCGGTCATTGTGGCGCTATTGCTGCTGGCTGGCTGTACTATGCCGCAACTTTTCAATAAATTTCAAAGCTTCCGCAGCGGAAATTATCTTGGTAGTGATTATAAGGGAAATTATGTTTGGGGCGGGGCGATGAATTTGGCTTGGAATGAATTGAATGACAATATTTTACACGAGAAATTGCAACTCAAAACTACCGATAAAGTTGCCTTGGGGATGGTGGATAAATTCAATAATCCGGCTATTACTAAAGACGATCTGGATGAAGCAAGTTATTATATAAAAAGCGGTTATGGGCAAGAAACAGTCGATGCTATTAACAAGGAATCAAAGGCGAAATTTCCTGATAAAAGTTTTGGCGATCTGCAAATAAAATTGGATCCGACCGGGATCATCTCTTATGCATATTTTTTGAAACAAGTGGAATATCAAACCGTTTTTGACAAGAAAGACGTCTCCTTCAACGGACAAAAGGTGGCGGGATTTTATGCTCGTGGCGGGGCAGAGCGAGGCAACGTGAAGATCGTTAAGTATGAAAATGATGATAAATTCATCGTCAGTTTGCAGCTTAAAGATAAGAGCGACCAATTGATCTTGGCCAAAGGATATGACATGAGTGATCCGCAAACTGTAGTTAAAGAAATTAATCGGGATAATCAGGGTAATCTTGCCACTATAGATGATGCCGATAGTTTTGAAGCCCCAAAATTGCAACTTGATGATCAGCGGGATTATAACGAGCTGATCAATAAATACTTAGCTAATAAGGGTTTTGAGAATTATTATATCGCCATGATGTTTGAAAATATCAAATTTAATATGGATGAAAGGGGAGCCAGGGTTGAAAATGAGGGAGCCATCGGGTTGACGTTGGGGGCCGCGTATAATCCAAATCCGGTAAAGCCCAAAAATTTTATTTTGAATAAACCTTATTGGGTGGTCATGCAAAGAAAAAATTCTCAAAACCCATATTTTATTTTGGGAGTGAATAACACGGAGTTAATGGAAAAGAAATAAATCTCGAGACGTTTGGAGGTGCGTTTAGCGGTGGAGGATTAAAATATCACGACATTTTTCGGCCAGCTCGGCAAGATTGACGCCGGCCTTTTTTGTTTGATAAAATTCCGAACATAGAGCAGAGAACAGAGAACAGGGAACAAAAAGCAGGAACAAATTCGCTGAACTTAAAGGAATTTATCTTGCCTTGTTCAATGTTCTTTGCTCTTTGCTCTCTGATTCTGTCACGTTTTCACCCCGTCAATCGTATATATAAATCAGAGCAATTTACTAAAATTCAACCATCGTTTTTATGATTGAAATTAAAAATCTCACCAAGAAGATCGGTGAAAATCAAATTTTGAATGACATCAGTTTCACGGTTAAGACCGGGGAAATTCTCGGCTTTTTGGGGCCCAACGGCGCGGGCAAGACTTCGACGATGAAGATCATCACTTCTTATTGGCGGCCGACTTCCGGAAGCATAATGATCGACGGCATTGATGCGGTCAACGATTCGATAAAAACGAGGGCCAAGATCGGCTATCTGCCGGAAACCGTGCCGCTTTATGAAGAGATGAAGGTGAGCGAGTATTTGAAATTCGTCGCCGCCATGCGCGGACTTTCCGGTGAAAAATTAAAAGCTCGGATCAGCGAGGTGGCTGTCTCTTGCGGCGTTACCGGCGTCTTACGAAAACCGATCGATGAATTGTCCAAGGGCTACCGGCAGCGCGTCGGATTGGCTCAGGCGATCATGGGCAATCCCGATGTTTTGATTTTGGACGAGCCGACGACCGGTTTGGATCCGAATCAGATCAGCGAAATCCGCGAGTTGATCAAAAATATCGGCAAGGAAAAAACCGTGATCTTTTCCACGCATATTTTGGGCGAGGTGAGCGCGGTTTGCGATCGCGTCATCATCATTAACAATGGAAAAATAGTCGGCGAGGGCAGTCCGGCCGAATTATTAAAGCGAGCCAAGACCAAAGAATTGGTTTATGCCAAGATCAAGGGCGATCAGGCTAAAGTTTTGAAAACAATGGCGAAAGTGGCTGGCGTAGCTAAGGCGACAATCAAGGATCAGGAAGAGGGAGAGCTGGCCGGATATGAGATCGAAACGATGGACGGAGCCGATGTGCGGGCCGATTTGAGCCGCGCCGTCATCAAGGGCGGGTTTGAAATTCTGGAAATTTCCCAGACCAAAGCGTCGCTCGAAGATGTGTTCCGGGAACTGACGAAGTGAATTACAAATTAAAAATTACAAATTACAAGATAGTTAAAATTTTTAATTTGTCATTTGTAATTTGTAATTAAGATCATATGACCAAGAAAGATTACTTAAAAGTTATTTGGACATTGTTTAAGAAGGAATTGATGAGTTATTTTAATTCCCCCATCGCCTACATATTTATCGCGGTGTTTTTGGTGGCCGGCAATTGGCTTTTCTTCCAGAATTTTTTCATTTATCAGCAGGCGACCATGCGCGAATATTTCGCGCTCTTGCCCTGGATTTTCTTGTTTCTCTCGCCGGCGGTAACGATGCGGCTTTGGGCGGAAGAAAAAAAATCCGGCACGATCGAATTTTTATTGACTTTGCCGATCACCACCTGGCAGGCGGTTTTGGCCAAATTTTTGGGCGCGCTGGTGTTTATGATGATCGCCCTGGCTTTGACTTTTAGTCTTCCGGTTACCATTTCCTTTTTGGGCCGCATGGATTTTGGTCCGATGGTCGGCAGTTATTTGGGCTCGATCTTTTTAGCCGGAGCTTATTTGTCGCTTGGCCTTTTTATGTCGTCGCTTACCCGCAATCAGATCATCGCTTTTGTCCTTGGCCTGGTCGCTTGTTTTGGCGCGCTGGTCATCGGTTCCGGATTTGTCTTGATGGCCGCGCCGGCCGCCATCGCTCCGCTCTTCGCTTTCTTGGGACTGGGCACGCATTTTGACAGCATCGCCCGCGGCGTCATCGATTCGCAAGATATTGTTTATTACTTAGCCTTTATTTTCTTATTCCTTTGGCTCAACGTACAGGTTATTCAGAAGCGGGCCTGGAGATAATATAAAATTGTCACATTGCTAAATTGTCAAATTGTTGCGCTACGAAATAAATAAATTCGTTGCGTAACAATGTAGCAATGTAGCAATATAGCATCAATGATTTAAAACATATGAAATTTTCAGACATAATCAAGAAAATTAAGACGTGGAAATTGTCAAAACGCGGTGATAATTTTGTCACCGTCGTGATCATCATCGGTTTGCTTTTGGTGGTGAATTTTATTTTCAGCCAGATCCATTTCCGCGCCGATCTGACCGCCAACGGCGATTATTCCCTGTCAGCCGCGAGTAAAAAAACTGCCGCAACCCTGCCCGATGTTGCTAATATTAAGGCTTATTTCAGCCGTAATTTGCCGGCGCAATATTTAAATTTGCGACAGGAGGTTAGCGATATGTTAGCCGAGTATGCCAGCTATTCCAACGGAAAGATAAAAGTGCAAATGATCGATCCGGCTACTTTGAAAAACGCGGAAACCGAATTGGCGGCCAAGGGAATTCCCACCTTGCAATTCAATGTCTTGCGCAACGATTCCTATCAGGTGGTCAATGGTTATCTGGGGATCACCATCCAATACGGCGATAAAACCGAAGTGATCCCGGTGGTAAGCGATACTTCGAATTTGGAATATCAGCTCACTTCTGATATCAAGAAATTATCCGGAAAAAATCTGCCGGTCATCGGCATCGTGACGAGCAATAAAACCGTGCCGACCACCGGCGACCCGAACTCGGGCGACACCCTGATGACGCAAGCTTACGCCAAACTCTCCGAGCTCTACCAGGTTAAAAATATCGATCTCGCCAAGGATAAGATCACTGATGATCTTAGCTCGCTTTTGATCGTCGGTCCCAAAGATAAATTCACCGACGATGAATTGAAAAAGATCGACGCGTTTGTGATGAAGGGCAAATCGCTGATCCTTTTGGTCGATGGCGTGAATGTGGCCAAAGGCATGGGCGCGACCAAGAATGACTTGGGGCTGGATAAATTATTATCCGCCTATGGCTTAAAACTTAATAATAATTTGATCGCTGACGCTTCAGCCAACGGCCGCGCGTCTTTTTCTTCGGCGAGCGGCGCTTACTCCATGACCTACATGATCAATTATCCGCTTTGGCCGAAAGTTTTGCCGAACAACATGGACAAGTCCAATGTGATCGTGGCTAATTTGCAAAGCATAATTTTCCCCTGGGTTTCCAGCATCGAGGTGACGCCGAAAGACGGAGAAAATATCGTTTATCTGGCTAAATCCACCAGCGACACTCTGGCTGAAACAGATAATTTTGTGCTTGATCCGCAAGCGGTCGAAAAGATCAGCGGCCAGGCCGGCCAGTATAACCTGGCGGTTTATGTTTCGGGAAAATTGACCAGCGCCTTCGGGGCGAACACGACCGATAAAGCGAGAATTGTGCTGGCGGGCGACAGTGATTTTGCCACTGATATGTTTACCGGCAACGGTTCGGATAATATGATTTTTTTCCAGAATTTGGTCGATGGCTTGTCTTTGGATTCTGACCTGATCAATATCCGCGCTAAGACGGCGACGGAACGGCCGATAACTTTGCCGGACAAAACCGCCAAAGAAACCATCCGTTATTTGAATATTTTCGGCGTAACGGCATTGGTTCTGATATTCGGGCTAGCCAGATATTTCATGCGGCGGAGGAATAAAAAACAAGGTGCTTAGAATAAAGAGCAAAGAACATCGAACATAGAACAGTTTATAATTTTTTATTAATTTTAAAAGGGGGGATGGAGAAATATAGCGATATATTAAAAAATAAAATGGATGAATATGCCAGAGGAGTTTATCGAGTTTCCAAAAATTTTCCCAGAGATGAAATTTACGGATTAACTTCTCAGCTGCGTCGAGCGGCTTTATCGGTAATTTTGAATTATATCGAAGGATTTGCCAGAAGAACCGGCGATGATTGTAAAACCTTCGTTAATTTTGCCAGAATATCCTACGGATCTTTAAAAGAAAGCCAATATCTTTTATATTTTGCGCATCGGGAAAAATATTTAACAGATGAAGAATTTAAAAGATTATCGGCAATTGCCGACGAAATTGGCGCAATGTTATACACAACAATTAATCCCGGCACTTAACATGGTGTTCTTGCTCTTTGATCCATGTTCTCTGCTCTATACTTATGTCTAAGAAGAATTTGATTTTAGGAGGAATTTTAATCGCGCTGGTCGCGTTCGCTTGGATTTGGAGCGGACCGTTGCAGGATTGGAAAAAAACCGAAAGCCGGGAGAAGAATTTTTTGGCCGCCGTTTTCTTGGCGAAGATCGACCAGATAATTATCGATAAGAATGGCCAGAAAACCGAATTGGATAAAAGCGGCGATAGCTGGGCGATCAATGGCGTGAAAAATTTTGCGGCGGACAAAACCGCTGTCGGAGCCTTGAATTCGGTATTAAATGAAATCGGCATTCTGCCGATCGAAACCGTCAGCGCCAACGCGGATAAAAAAAGTTCCTTCGGCACGGATGACCAGGGCATCAAGGTTGAGATCAAACAAGGCGGAACGACTTTTAATTTTGTCGTCGGCAAGGCCACCTCTGATTACGCCGGAACCTATATCGCGCAGCCGGATTTCGGCAAAACTTTCGAGATCGCCTTGGATTTAAACAGTATTTTCGGCCGCGACGATTGGCGCGACCCCGCGATCTTTTCTTTTCTCAAAGAGCGCAGCGGCAAGATTCGCTTTCAATATCCCAGCCGGCAATTTACCGTCGAGAAGATTAATAATAAATGGGCCGGCATCCAGCCGAAAAAATTTGACGTTAGCGACGATAAAATCAACGCGGTGTTAAGCGTCTTGCAAAATCTGACTGCGGTGAAAATTCCCGCGCAAACTTTCTCGGGAACCGGTTTGGAAAAGCACACTATCATCGTGCAAGTTACCGGCGAAGGTTTTGACAATACGCTGATGATCGGCGATTGCACCAAGGATAATTTATGCTATGCCAAAACAGCGGCCAACGATAATATCTATTTAATTTCCAAAACCGACCGCGACGCCTTGGATAAAAAGATAACTGATTTGAAGTAACTAAAAAGTAATAAACCAAAAATAAAAAAAACAGTTCCAATCTTCGGGCTGTTTTTTTGTTACCCATTGACAAAAGCTGATATTTTTGCTATACAATTAATTAGTTTTAAATTTTTTTGTTAGCTCTATCAACAATTTAAAGAAGGGAAGTATCTATGAAAAAGATGGCTTGTGCCCCAGCAGTTGTCGCGTTGTTTTTGCTGTTCGATTGCGCGCCGAATAACTCCATGGCGCCGGTGGCTTCTTCTTTTCCGGCGGGTTGGCCGCAGTCGTTCGCCGCGGTTGATTCCTTATTTAAACTCGATTCGAATCGGGTGGGTGAGGTGGCAAACTTCAGTGACGCTTGGTATGCCAGAAGTCCCGGGCGGCTTGATCAACTGAAGTTAACGGTTTTTGTGAGAGATACGAATGCCAACGGCGGTTTGACCGATCTCACCGTCTGTTATCGGCATGGGGGATTTCATCCCGGTCCGGGCGATACCTTTGACACGTTGTATCAAGAAAAGTCAGCGAGCGGCGTCGGAATCGAAGTGCGTCATATTTACGCGTTAGGCAGCGATAAAGTTAATTTCTTTGATATCGAAGTGATCAGAGGGCAGTTTCAAACGATGTATTTGACGCCAGCGTATCGCGGAGCTTTTTTCGACGGCAAGCTGATCGATTCAACTGGCATCGACGCTGTCCATATCTGCACCCGCAGCAATCAACGACTGGATCAATGGCCATTGCTGATTCTAAGAGGCAATTATCCTGCCCTTCGAAGCGCGGGCGGAGTTTACAAGTATCGAGTCTATGACCCCGAATCCGGCCAAATGGTCAATTACGGAGAAATGAATCTATAATCTTTTCTTCGTGTCAAGCAAAAATGCGTTTTTTCTTTTGAGAAAACGCATTTATTTTTTTAACCAATTGGCTGATCTTCTTTGCCGGTGGAAGCCGATGGCAAAGCGATGCGCTTCGTCGCGGACGCGCTTGATGATATGCAGCGAGGGGGAGGCAAGCGGCAAAACGAGCGGGGTTTTCATGCCGGGAAAAAATATTTTGTCCGGCGCATGCGCCGAGCGCAAGCCCTCGCCTTTGGAAATGGCGATGATTGGAATATCAAGTTTTGCCCCAGGGCACCCTCTCTTGCTTCGCAATTCACCTTGTATTTTTTTTAAAATAGCCAGGCCGGCGTTGAGCTGGCCTTTGCCGCCGTCAATGATTATTAAATCTGGCAGAGGCCAACCTGCCCCGCCATTTTCTGGCGTGGGTCGATTGTGGAACCTCCGTTCCAAAACTTCTTTCAGCATGGCAGTATCATCAGACTTTAACACACCCCGCCTCGCCGGGCTCGGCACCCCTCTCCCACGCATCGCTTCGCTTTGCGGGGCAGGCAAGAGGGGAATAAATTGTTTCGTTGCGAAGTCCCCTCTATTAAGAGGGGTGGCCGCGCCGCGCGGACGGGGTGTGTTTTGATCGGCATTTCCGCGGAT includes:
- the dnaK gene encoding molecular chaperone DnaK yields the protein MSKILGIDLGTTNSAMAIVEGGAPKILENSEGMRTTPSIVAISKSGEWLVGASAKRQAVTNPENTIFEVKRLIGRHFNDAEVQRDLKNMPFKIVQAGEGVKIMISGKEYTPQEISAKILAKLKADAEARLGETITEAIITVPAYFNDSQRQATKDAGQIAGLDVKRIINEPTSAALAYGLDKKVGQQIVVYDLGGGTFDVSILDVSSDSVMVKATNGDTHLGGADFDQRIINWILEEFRKENGVDLSKDPLALQRIKEAAEKAKIELSSAMETEINQPFITVGAEGPKHLVKKMTRAKLEELVGDLVQKTIEPCKKALADAGMKVEDLEEVVLVGGQTRMPMVQKLVKDFFKKEPNMSVNPDEVVAAGAGVQGGVLKGEVKDILLLDVTPLTLGIETLGGVSTPLIERNTTIPTQKSQVFSTAADGQTSVEIHILQGERPMASDNKTLGRFMLDGIPPAPRGVPQVEVKFDIDANGILNVSATDKASNKQQKITITASSGLSKEEVEKMKKEAELHAEEDKKKKESIDLKNQAEGVIFQTEKLIKDMGAKMSPEDVKALTDNIEDLKKIKDGEDTELIKKKLEAMNQLAQSIGAKMYQSQSAAGGQPGAGAPGADAGKKDEQGPVEGEYQEKK
- a CDS encoding GNAT family N-acetyltransferase, which codes for MENINLKRATLSDVDIFLSLEKSVAHLKTYSAIIEKDEVKKEIENNIVYLIKAGDSIVGSIEYKMEDDDTAYFSGLVVSPDFQGKGIAREAIKQVLEIIGEDKKIHLVTHPDNIPAVKLYLSFGFIIGERKDNYFGDGEPRIVMTRLKQNK
- a CDS encoding endonuclease domain-containing protein, whose protein sequence is MQGGEKQKIVIRYNPKLKQLASNLRKNGTLAEVILWKELRGGKIQGYDFHRQKPIGNYIIDFFCDELRLAIEIDGCSHGYKEVEDENRQKELEKLGIRFLRFTDSNVKNNCWAVVEEIKNWIEKNR
- a CDS encoding DUF3467 domain-containing protein → MEPNQVKPMEIKIADNIPGGEYSNAMQVVFNKDEFTLPFFNLVGNAGRVVAKIISNPGHFKRMIAVMEKALKEYETKFGMIKEAEELNKEIGFKA
- the dnaJ gene encoding molecular chaperone DnaJ yields the protein MSKDYYKVLGVEKTATADEIKRAFLKLAHQYHPDKNAGKDDKFKEINEAYQVLGNAEKRKQFDQFGANFNNAGGFGGGQGFGGFGGFQNGGMNINMDDLGDLGEMFGGLGDIFGFGGGSSRSRRRGPQRGQDIEAAMTIDFNEAIFGTEKEVTLKKKIICPKCGGTGAEPGAKIEECTTCKGHGRVRRLQQTILGSIQTETTCPNCQGEGKTVSKKCEACHGSGTVYDTAKFKVKIPAGVDDGGRIRLAGFGEAGEKGMAAGDLYLDIRVRPSEKFERDGYDILSKKEINFAQAALGDKVEIETVHGKVELKIPEGTQSGTVFKLRAKGVPHLDGRNKGDHLVTVIIKTPKNLNKKQKEALKELGV
- a CDS encoding endonuclease domain-containing protein, which gives rise to MEGGEKQKRKIVIRYNPALKQLASNLRKNGTLSEVLLWKYLQGGQIQGYDFHRQKPIGNYIVDFFCPELRLAIEIDGCTHGDKEVEDEIRQKELEKLGIRLLRFTDSNVKNNCWAVVEEIKDCIEKNK
- a CDS encoding ATP-binding cassette domain-containing protein, with translation MIEIKNLTKKIGENQILNDISFTVKTGEILGFLGPNGAGKTSTMKIITSYWRPTSGSIMIDGIDAVNDSIKTRAKIGYLPETVPLYEEMKVSEYLKFVAAMRGLSGEKLKARISEVAVSCGVTGVLRKPIDELSKGYRQRVGLAQAIMGNPDVLILDEPTTGLDPNQISEIRELIKNIGKEKTVIFSTHILGEVSAVCDRVIIINNGKIVGEGSPAELLKRAKTKELVYAKIKGDQAKVLKTMAKVAGVAKATIKDQEEGELAGYEIETMDGADVRADLSRAVIKGGFEILEISQTKASLEDVFRELTK
- a CDS encoding ABC transporter permease subunit, whose product is MTKKDYLKVIWTLFKKELMSYFNSPIAYIFIAVFLVAGNWLFFQNFFIYQQATMREYFALLPWIFLFLSPAVTMRLWAEEKKSGTIEFLLTLPITTWQAVLAKFLGALVFMMIALALTFSLPVTISFLGRMDFGPMVGSYLGSIFLAGAYLSLGLFMSSLTRNQIIAFVLGLVACFGALVIGSGFVLMAAPAAIAPLFAFLGLGTHFDSIARGVIDSQDIVYYLAFIFLFLWLNVQVIQKRAWR
- a CDS encoding GldG family protein, which produces MKFSDIIKKIKTWKLSKRGDNFVTVVIIIGLLLVVNFIFSQIHFRADLTANGDYSLSAASKKTAATLPDVANIKAYFSRNLPAQYLNLRQEVSDMLAEYASYSNGKIKVQMIDPATLKNAETELAAKGIPTLQFNVLRNDSYQVVNGYLGITIQYGDKTEVIPVVSDTSNLEYQLTSDIKKLSGKNLPVIGIVTSNKTVPTTGDPNSGDTLMTQAYAKLSELYQVKNIDLAKDKITDDLSSLLIVGPKDKFTDDELKKIDAFVMKGKSLILLVDGVNVAKGMGATKNDLGLDKLLSAYGLKLNNNLIADASANGRASFSSASGAYSMTYMINYPLWPKVLPNNMDKSNVIVANLQSIIFPWVSSIEVTPKDGENIVYLAKSTSDTLAETDNFVLDPQAVEKISGQAGQYNLAVYVSGKLTSAFGANTTDKARIVLAGDSDFATDMFTGNGSDNMIFFQNLVDGLSLDSDLINIRAKTATERPITLPDKTAKETIRYLNIFGVTALVLIFGLARYFMRRRNKKQGA
- a CDS encoding four helix bundle protein produces the protein MEKYSDILKNKMDEYARGVYRVSKNFPRDEIYGLTSQLRRAALSVILNYIEGFARRTGDDCKTFVNFARISYGSLKESQYLLYFAHREKYLTDEEFKRLSAIADEIGAMLYTTINPGT